The Pectobacterium wasabiae CFBP 3304 DNA segment AGTCAGAAGCTAATTTCCCTGATACCACGTCCAGATTTTGATCAGCAGTGCCGCTGATACACTCCAGCATACGACCGCCGCGAGCAGCGCCTGTGGCAACTTCATCCATGCGGTAAAGTAATAAAGTGAGATGAGATAAGCCAGATAAGGAATGACGGACCAGATGCCAAACAGGATTGTGGTGCGTAGCGCGTCCAGCCCGCGTTCACTGCCAACAATGTAATGGGCGATCAGGGCGAACGTGGGGAATAGCGGCACGAGCCCGGCAATGTAATAGTTTCGGCTTTTCGCCAATACGCTGATGAGCAATACGATCAGCGCGCCAATAACAGATTTGATAAACAATGACATAAGTATGACTTCTGGCTTAATAACGCAGCGAATAAATAGAGAATACTGAAAAAAAAGCGGTAGGGAAGCGTGGGAGTACATAGGTAAAGATTTAAATTTGTGGTGATTTCGTTATTCTTAGCAGCAGAATGAATAAATACTGTACGGTATGACATGATCCGTACAGATAAAACGCTAATAAATCTGAAAAGGATTGATGTTGAAGACGCAAAGTCATGCATTTACTCAGGGATTGGTTCCACTCAAGATTATTTCTACCGGCAGCGCGCTTCCTGCGCAGCGGGTGACCTCGGCTGAATTAGATGTGCGGTTTAATAAACCCGCAGGCTATGTCGAAAGCCGTTCAGGCATTATCTATCGTCACCATGCGGATAATCATGCCAGCCAGGCTGAACTTGGTGTGGCGGCGTTAAATGACGCGCTGACTCGGAGTGTTATTCCACCCGCATCCATCGATCTACTGTTGTTTGCTTCCGCGATCCCGATTCAGGCGCTGCCTTATAGCGCCAGTCATTTATTAAAAGTATCGTCCCTGCCGAAAGGGACGGCCTGTTTTGATATTAACAGCAGTTGCGTCAGCTTTATTTCTGCCCTTCAGGTAGCCGCAGGGTTGTTAAATACCGGTGCCTATCGGCGCATTGCCATTGTCTCTACCGAATTGGCCTCACGCGGTATTGACTGGGATGACGAAGAATCGTCGCTGATTTTTGGTGATGGTGCCGCTTGTGCCATTGTTGAACGTGGTGATGGTCGCAGCGGGATTGCGGCGTGTCTGCTGGAAACCTACCCGAAGGGCAATGAGCTGTGTCAGATCCGCGCAGGCGGTACGTTGCGTAATCCGCGAGCGGGGATGGAACTGCATGATTTTCTGTTCCATATGCAGGGAAAACGGTTGTTCAGGCAGGCTTCTGCCTTGATTGAGGGTTATCTGCAACGGTTGCTGGATGCCAGTGGCTTCACGCTTGAGCAGATGGCGGCAGTGGTTCCGCATCAGGCCAGCCACCTGTCGCTGGAGCATATGCGTAAGAGGCTGGCGATCCCGACAGACAGATTGATTGATATTTACCGTTACCACGGTAATCAGGTGGCGGCCTCGATTCCGACAGCGCTGCACCATGCCATCGTGACGCAACGCCTGCCAGAAGGTGAACCCGCGATGCTGGTCGGTACGGCAGCCGGGTTGACGCTGGGCGGAATGGTACTGATTCCATGAAGGTCTTCGTCACTGGCGCCACCAGCGGGTTGGGGCGTAACGCGGTGGAATGGTTGCTTCAGGCTGGGCATCAGGTGTTGGCCTGTGGGCGCGATCGCACGGTGGGGCAACAGCTTGAAGCACTGGGTGTACAGTTTGCCTATATTGATTTGGTCGAAACGTCGCTAGAGCAGTATCGATCGCTGATGAAAGGCTGCGATGCCGTCTGGCACTGTGCGGCGAAGTCGTCGCCGTGGGGTCAATATGATGACTTCTATCAGAATAATACCGAGGTAACGGCGCGGCTGGCCGATGCGGCTGGCCAGTTGGGTATCCCGCGCTTTGTCCATATCTCTACGCCAGCGATTTACTTCGATTATCAGCATCACCTGAACATTGACGAAAGCTACCGCGCGACGCGTTTTGCCAATCATTATGCGCAGACCAAATTTCTGGCGGAAGAACGGCTTCGTGTGCTGACGTCGCGTTATCCGCAAACGACTTATGTGATCCTGCGTCCGCGTGGTCTGTTCGGCCCGCACGACCGTGTGATCCTGCCGCGCATTCTGGAACAGATCGCGGTAGGCGGCGGCGTGCTGCGCCTTCCGCGCGGCGGCGAGGCGCTGCTGGATCTGACGTTTGTCGGCAACGTAGTAGAAGCGATGGCGCTTGCCAGCCAGCGAACGGGATTAGTTTCTGGCTCGACGTACAACATCACCAACCATGAGCCCGCACGCCTTGCAGACATGCTTGCTCAACTGCTGGCGGGGCAACTGGGGATGAATTATCGCATTAAGGCGGTGCCGTATCCGTTGCTGCATGCGGTGGCGGGTGGGATGGAGCTGTTCTCGTGGTGTAGCCGGAAAGAGCCGCTGCTGACGCGCTACAGCGCGGGCGCGGTGAATTTCGATATGACGCTCAGCGCCGAAAAAGCGCAGCAAGAGCTGGGCTATCAGCCGCGTTTCTCCCTTCAACAGGGCATCGAATTAACCGGTAACTGGTTCAACGCACAGCTTGCGCAGCGGAGTACTGACGGACATGGCTAATATTTCGACGTTTGAAGTAGGGTACTGCCTGCATCCGGGCTGCATGGCGCTGCGCGGTGCGGGGTGGAAGGTGTGCCGTTTTCCGGCGCGAGTCTGGATGCTGGAAAGCCAGGGCAAGCGCTGGCTGTGGGATACCGGTTATGCGCAGCATTTCACCGATGCCACGCGATCCGGCCTGTTTCAACTGTACCGTAGAATGACGCCGGTGCATTTCGAGACGAAAGACGCGCTGATTCACCAGCTACACGGGCAGGGGATTCAACCTGCGGACATCGACGGCCTGATTATCTCCCATTTTCACGGTGACCATATCGCAGGGCTGCGGGATTTTCCCGCCGTGCCATTTATCTGTTCTGCGCTGGGCTGGCAACAGACGCGGAATCTGCGTGGTTTCGCGGCGTTGAAGCGGGCGTTTGTGCCTGCGCTGATACCTGAACATTTTGAGCAGGCACTCCAGTTTGTCGAAAATTTCCCGCTTACCGACCTGCCTGCTGAGCTGGCACCGTTTACGCAAGGCTATGCGTTGCCGGGTAGCGATAAAGAGATCGTGCTGGTGCCGTTGCCCGGACACGCAGTCGGACACCTCGGCGCGTTTGTGTTGACGGAAAACGGCTGGGTGCTGCTGGCAAGCGATGCCGCCTGGTCGCCGCACAGCTATCGCGAAGGTCGCGGGCCGTCGCGCTTGGCGAATCTGGTGATGGACGATCCAACAGCCTATTACCAAACGTTAGACCAACTGCATCGGTTGCATCTGAACGGGCAGGTTGAGATTCGGCTGTGTCACGAGGGCGACCTATGATTCCGCTGATGACGATCTGGCATTATTTGCGTGCCAGACGCCTGAGTTTTTCCACTCGTCAGGCGCTTGAACGCCATCAGCAGCGCCAGCTTTCTCGTTTTGCGCGGCGGGTATTGGCGCGTAGTCCTTATTTTCAACCTTACTGTCAGCTACCGATCGCGTTCTGGCCGATGATGGATAAAGCCGTGATGATGGCCGAATTCGATCGGATGAATACCGCCGGGCTTAAGCGGGACGACCTGCTCGCCTGTGCACGTCGCAGTGAGGACGATCGCGACTTCACGCCAAATGTGAATGGGTTTAGCGTCGGGTTGTCGTCCGGCACCTCGGGTCAACGCGGTCTGTTTGTCGTCAGCCCACGCGAACAGCAGATTTGGGCCGGAGGCATGCTGGCAAAAATGCTGCCGGACGGCTTACGCGCGGGTGAACGGGTGGCGCTGTTCCTGCGGGCGGATAACAATCTCTATCACAGCGTCGATAACCGCTGGCTCAGCCTGTCGTTCTACGATCTCTTCGCGCCGTTTACTGAACATTTTTCGCGTCTGGAAATGTGGTCACCGTCGATTATTGTCGCACCCGCGCAGGTGCTGCGCGAGCTGGCGCTGGCGGTACAGCGCGGTGAACTGCGTCTGTCTGTCAAGAAGGTGATTTCCGTGGCTGAGGTGCTGGAGCCGCAGGATAAGCAACTGTTGCAGCAGGTGTTCGGGCAGGTTGGGGAAGTGTATCAGGCGACGGAAGGCTTTCTGGCATCGACCTGTGAGCAGGGTACGTTACACCTCAACGAAGAATTTATTCACATCGAGCCGCAGTGGCTGGATGATGAACGCTTTACGCCCATCATTACCGATTTCACCCGCAGCACGCAGCCAATTGTGCGCTATCGACTGGATGATGTGTTGGTGAAGCACAAAGCGCCTTGCGCCTGTGGTCGGGTGACGATGGCGATAGCCCGTATTGAAGGGCGCAGCGATGACAGCCTACGTCTGCCGGACAGCAGCGGTGAACCTCAAACCGTGTTTGCGGATCTCTGTAGCCGGGTGATTGCCAATGCGTTGCCGCTACATGCCGACTATCGGTTGGTACAGCAGGGAGACGCGACGCTGCATTTATCCGCCGCGTGTAGCCTGCCGGAGCTGGAAGCCTGTCGGGACAGTCTGTCGCAGCAGTTTGCATTGCAGGGCATTGAGGCATCGCGGCTACGGTGGCAGTTAACCGTCGGAGAGATCGCACCAGAATTCACGCAAAAGCGCAGACGCATTACCCGCCTGAAGGAGGAAGCATGATGCGACTTCCTCAAACAACGATGCTATTGCGGCTGAAAGCGCTGCTCTTCGGCTGGGGATCGGTTGGGGTCGTGTATCAACTGAGCGCACAGTTTCAGGGACAGGGAACGGTGTTACCCCCCTCGATTGTTGATGAATGGATTCCTTTTAGCGCCTCGGCTATCTGGCTGTATCTCTCCTTTTTCATCATCATTCCACTGTCTTACTTATCCTGCCCGATTACGCGCTTGGCTGGATTACGTCGGGCAACGCAGCTTACGGCGTTGGTTGCGGGCGCGGTGTACCTGATTTTTCCAACCACGATGACTTATCCGCAGGTCATCGGGGACGATCTCCCTGCCCGTCTGCTACAGCTTTTGCAGCGTATCGATTCGCCGCAAAACTGCCTGCCGTCGCTGCACATTGCGCTAACGGTGCTGGCGGTGTGGGCGATGAGCGATAGTCAGCAGAAAGTGAAAACGGGCTTGTATCTTCTATGGGGGGCGGCGATTGCCTTTTCCATCCTGCAACTGCGCCGACACCTGTTCATCGATCTGGTGACCGGGGCGATGCTGGCGGGGATCGTCGGATGGGTCTTTCTGCGTAGTCGGGAGGCGGTGAAGACTATTGCCCCAACGGCTACGTTACACAACGATAAGCGCCATCAGGAATGACATCATGATCGATTTGGCATTACCAATCGTCTTTATGCTGGTTGTGGTGATTGGCGAAGCGCTGGTTTTACAGTGGATGCAGCGCGAGAAGGTGAACTGGCATGACGTCGTGTTCAACCTGAATTCAGGGCATATCATGCTGTGGCTCTTTCGCAGCGTGGAAATTTTTTGCTATGGCTATGTCGCGGCGCACTTCAGTTTGGGCTGGGTAGAAAGCTGGCCGACAGTGCTGATATGGCTGTTCGCGATACTCGCCTGGGATTTCGGTTTCTATTGGCTACATCGCCTGCACCATACTTTTGGCGTACTGTGGGCGGTGCATGTGGTTCATCATCAGGGTGAACATTTCAATCTGTCGCTGGGCGTGCGTAACTCGTGGTATTCCTCGCTGACCTCAATTCCGTTCTTCCTGATTCTGGCGCTGCTTGGCGTTCCGCTGTATGTGTTCGTTACCGTTTCTATCCTGCATTACAGCGTCCAACTCTTTAACCATAACGCGATGACGCCCAAACTGGGCTGGCTTGAAAAGGTGTTGGTAACGCCAGCACACCATCGGGTACACCACGTGAACGACCGCGCTTACGCCGATAAGAACTTCGGCGGCACCTTTATTTTTTGGGACAAACTGTTCGGCAGCTTTTGCCCACAACTGCCCGATACGCCTTTCCGCTATGGCGCAGGCAGAGAAATACCATCGGAAAACCCGTTTTGGGCCAGTAACCTGCCTTTTATGTCGTACCTGAAATTGCCGGTGCGTCGCACGCGTCAGGCGACGTTTCACTGTACGCCGATAGCATTGATTGCTGGGGCGATGCTGCTATTTGCACTCGTGGTGGGCTATGTTTACCTGTATGGCTACGGTTATGACTCCGCCAACGTGTCGCAGGTGGCTCTCTTCCTGCTGCTAGTGGCAGGTGCGGTTGCGCTGGGCGGCATTTCCGAAGGTCGGCGGTGGGGCATTTACGTCTGGCTGCTGGTGGTGTTGCTATTCCCTGCCGTGTTTCTTGTCTATCTGGGCTGGGAAGCGCTCTATTGGAAGATAGCCATGCTGGCACTAGCGCTGCACGGGCTGGCGATGGCGGTCGGCTGGGGTCGACGCTCCCTTACAGAGGAGCATGGAAATGGCTAATGTGCTTCCCGCCAAGCGGTATCCTGCGAGGGGCGAACAGGCTTTTCATCGGGCATTACAGCGAGAAACGTCGGCCTATCTCCGTGCTAACCACGATCATCGCTTTGCCGATGGCGGCCAGTTTATTAAGGCTGGATTACTCTTGTTATGCTGCATTGCCTGTTATGCCTTGTGCCTGATGCAGCAGACGTCATGGGCGTTCTTCCTGAGCTATTTTTCTTTCATCATGCTGTCGATGGTATTGAACATCATCGTTAATCATGACGCGTCCCATAATACGTTTTTCCGCAACCGAACGCTCAATCGCGTGGTCGGGCGCATAGTGACGCTGCCATTAGGCATCGATCCTGACTATTGGCGTTTGCGTCACGTGGACTTCCACCATCTTTATCCGAATGTGGAGCATTACGATCTGGATACGGAAGAGAACGGTGTTTTCCGCCAAACGCCTTTTCAGCGCCACCGTTCCTACATGCGCTATCAGCATCTTTACTGGCCGCTGGTGGCTGCGTTCTCGCTCCCCTATATCGCCTGGATCTTCGATTGGGCCGATCGTTTGGGTAAAACTCCCGTCAACGCCCGCTCAGCGCAATCAGGCCGTGATGGATGGTTGATTTTTATCGCCAGTAAAATCGGTCATCTCCTGCTGTTACTGGTGATTCCCATCATGGTGGGATCGGCACACGGCATTAGCCCCGGCATCGTGCTGCTAAGCTATTTACTAGGCCAGATGTTGGCCTCGCTGCTGGTGGTATTTTTACTGCTGGGTACGCACTGGGCAGAGGCTGAGTTCTATGCCGTTACTGAAGCTGAGGCGATGCCTCAAGGCTGGTATCAGCATAACTTTGCGACCGCCTGTGACTGGTTGCCGACGCCGCGCTGGCTTGAGCACTGGACGGGAGGGCTGCATTTACACCTGACGCATCATCTTTTCCCAGGATGGCATCATCGGCACTACCCCGCGCTCGCCGCTATTTTACGCCGCGTTGCCGCCGAGCATGGTATGAACTACCGCTGCATTACCTATCGTGAGCTATTGGCTAGCCAGCGTCGGTTTTTAAAATCGATGGGTGAAGGTCACGATCGGCATCCTGTGCCACATACCGTAGAACATAAATCAGAGGAAGAATGATGCTCGCACCGTTGAAACCTCTACGTTATGAACAAGGACGCGATCTGGCGTTGCATCGGGCGCTGATGAAGGCCGCGAATGCGTATCTGGCAGAGACGGGCGACCACCGTTTTGCCAACGCGGGGTTTATCGGCAAGATGCTGTTTCTGGTGGCGCTGTGCCTGACGTTTTATGGTTTCAGCCTCCAGCAAACGACGCTGTTGGGTTTTGCTAGCTGCTACTTTGCCTTTATTTTTACCGCCATGTTTCTGGCGGTGAACGTGGTGCATGATGCCTCCCATAACGTCTTTTTCCGGCGGCCGTGGGCGAATCGCCTGCTCAATATTGTGGTGAGTATTCCGCTTGGCATGGATTCTGACTGTTGGCGAGTGCGGCATGTAATTTTTCATCATGCGCACGTGAATGTGCAGCACTACGATCTGGATATCGAAGAAAACGGCGTCTTGCGGCAGTCGCCCTACCATCGGTTTCGTTTTTTTATGCGCGCTCAGCGCTACTACTGGCCAATGGT contains these protein-coding regions:
- a CDS encoding GlpM family protein produces the protein MSLFIKSVIGALIVLLISVLAKSRNYYIAGLVPLFPTFALIAHYIVGSERGLDALRTTILFGIWSVIPYLAYLISLYYFTAWMKLPQALLAAVVCWSVSAALLIKIWTWYQGN
- a CDS encoding 3-oxoacyl-[acyl-carrier-protein] synthase III C-terminal domain-containing protein, which gives rise to MLKTQSHAFTQGLVPLKIISTGSALPAQRVTSAELDVRFNKPAGYVESRSGIIYRHHADNHASQAELGVAALNDALTRSVIPPASIDLLLFASAIPIQALPYSASHLLKVSSLPKGTACFDINSSCVSFISALQVAAGLLNTGAYRRIAIVSTELASRGIDWDDEESSLIFGDGAACAIVERGDGRSGIAACLLETYPKGNELCQIRAGGTLRNPRAGMELHDFLFHMQGKRLFRQASALIEGYLQRLLDASGFTLEQMAAVVPHQASHLSLEHMRKRLAIPTDRLIDIYRYHGNQVAASIPTALHHAIVTQRLPEGEPAMLVGTAAGLTLGGMVLIP
- a CDS encoding NAD-dependent epimerase/dehydratase family protein gives rise to the protein MKVFVTGATSGLGRNAVEWLLQAGHQVLACGRDRTVGQQLEALGVQFAYIDLVETSLEQYRSLMKGCDAVWHCAAKSSPWGQYDDFYQNNTEVTARLADAAGQLGIPRFVHISTPAIYFDYQHHLNIDESYRATRFANHYAQTKFLAEERLRVLTSRYPQTTYVILRPRGLFGPHDRVILPRILEQIAVGGGVLRLPRGGEALLDLTFVGNVVEAMALASQRTGLVSGSTYNITNHEPARLADMLAQLLAGQLGMNYRIKAVPYPLLHAVAGGMELFSWCSRKEPLLTRYSAGAVNFDMTLSAEKAQQELGYQPRFSLQQGIELTGNWFNAQLAQRSTDGHG
- a CDS encoding MBL fold metallo-hydrolase, whose amino-acid sequence is MANISTFEVGYCLHPGCMALRGAGWKVCRFPARVWMLESQGKRWLWDTGYAQHFTDATRSGLFQLYRRMTPVHFETKDALIHQLHGQGIQPADIDGLIISHFHGDHIAGLRDFPAVPFICSALGWQQTRNLRGFAALKRAFVPALIPEHFEQALQFVENFPLTDLPAELAPFTQGYALPGSDKEIVLVPLPGHAVGHLGAFVLTENGWVLLASDAAWSPHSYREGRGPSRLANLVMDDPTAYYQTLDQLHRLHLNGQVEIRLCHEGDL
- a CDS encoding F390 synthetase-related protein encodes the protein MIPLMTIWHYLRARRLSFSTRQALERHQQRQLSRFARRVLARSPYFQPYCQLPIAFWPMMDKAVMMAEFDRMNTAGLKRDDLLACARRSEDDRDFTPNVNGFSVGLSSGTSGQRGLFVVSPREQQIWAGGMLAKMLPDGLRAGERVALFLRADNNLYHSVDNRWLSLSFYDLFAPFTEHFSRLEMWSPSIIVAPAQVLRELALAVQRGELRLSVKKVISVAEVLEPQDKQLLQQVFGQVGEVYQATEGFLASTCEQGTLHLNEEFIHIEPQWLDDERFTPIITDFTRSTQPIVRYRLDDVLVKHKAPCACGRVTMAIARIEGRSDDSLRLPDSSGEPQTVFADLCSRVIANALPLHADYRLVQQGDATLHLSAACSLPELEACRDSLSQQFALQGIEASRLRWQLTVGEIAPEFTQKRRRITRLKEEA
- a CDS encoding phosphatase PAP2 family protein, whose protein sequence is MRLPQTTMLLRLKALLFGWGSVGVVYQLSAQFQGQGTVLPPSIVDEWIPFSASAIWLYLSFFIIIPLSYLSCPITRLAGLRRATQLTALVAGAVYLIFPTTMTYPQVIGDDLPARLLQLLQRIDSPQNCLPSLHIALTVLAVWAMSDSQQKVKTGLYLLWGAAIAFSILQLRRHLFIDLVTGAMLAGIVGWVFLRSREAVKTIAPTATLHNDKRHQE
- a CDS encoding sterol desaturase family protein: MIDLALPIVFMLVVVIGEALVLQWMQREKVNWHDVVFNLNSGHIMLWLFRSVEIFCYGYVAAHFSLGWVESWPTVLIWLFAILAWDFGFYWLHRLHHTFGVLWAVHVVHHQGEHFNLSLGVRNSWYSSLTSIPFFLILALLGVPLYVFVTVSILHYSVQLFNHNAMTPKLGWLEKVLVTPAHHRVHHVNDRAYADKNFGGTFIFWDKLFGSFCPQLPDTPFRYGAGREIPSENPFWASNLPFMSYLKLPVRRTRQATFHCTPIALIAGAMLLFALVVGYVYLYGYGYDSANVSQVALFLLLVAGAVALGGISEGRRWGIYVWLLVVLLFPAVFLVYLGWEALYWKIAMLALALHGLAMAVGWGRRSLTEEHGNG
- a CDS encoding fatty acid desaturase family protein, producing MANVLPAKRYPARGEQAFHRALQRETSAYLRANHDHRFADGGQFIKAGLLLLCCIACYALCLMQQTSWAFFLSYFSFIMLSMVLNIIVNHDASHNTFFRNRTLNRVVGRIVTLPLGIDPDYWRLRHVDFHHLYPNVEHYDLDTEENGVFRQTPFQRHRSYMRYQHLYWPLVAAFSLPYIAWIFDWADRLGKTPVNARSAQSGRDGWLIFIASKIGHLLLLLVIPIMVGSAHGISPGIVLLSYLLGQMLASLLVVFLLLGTHWAEAEFYAVTEAEAMPQGWYQHNFATACDWLPTPRWLEHWTGGLHLHLTHHLFPGWHHRHYPALAAILRRVAAEHGMNYRCITYRELLASQRRFLKSMGEGHDRHPVPHTVEHKSEEE